One segment of uncultured Propionivibrio sp. DNA contains the following:
- the prpB gene encoding methylisocitrate lyase, whose amino-acid sequence MNHRSPGAALRQAIAEESPLQIPGAINANHALLAQRAGFRALYLSGGGVAAGSLGLPDLGISTLDDVATDVRRITDVCDLPLLVDVDTGFGPSAFNVARTTRTMIKMGAAGMHIEDQVGAKRCGHRPNKEIVSQAEMVDRIKAAVDARSDDQFVIMARTDALAVEGLDAAIERAVACVEAGADMIFPEAMTELPMYARFVKAVGVPVLANITEFGATPLFTVEELRSVGVAIALYPLSAFRAANQAALTVYDTLRRDGTQKAVLDTMQTRAALYDAIGYHAYEQRLDALFARDKAKATGR is encoded by the coding sequence ATGAACCACCGCTCCCCCGGCGCCGCGCTGCGCCAGGCCATTGCCGAAGAGTCGCCGCTGCAGATCCCGGGTGCCATCAACGCCAATCACGCGCTGCTCGCCCAACGTGCCGGCTTTCGCGCCCTGTACCTTTCCGGCGGCGGCGTCGCCGCCGGTTCACTCGGCCTGCCCGACCTCGGCATCTCGACGCTCGACGACGTCGCCACCGACGTGCGCCGCATCACCGACGTCTGCGACCTGCCGCTGCTCGTCGACGTCGATACCGGCTTCGGCCCCTCGGCTTTCAACGTCGCCCGCACGACGCGCACGATGATCAAGATGGGCGCCGCCGGCATGCACATCGAAGACCAGGTCGGCGCCAAGCGCTGCGGCCACCGGCCCAACAAGGAAATCGTCAGCCAGGCGGAAATGGTCGATCGCATCAAGGCTGCCGTCGACGCCCGCAGCGACGACCAATTCGTCATCATGGCCCGCACCGACGCGCTCGCCGTCGAAGGTCTGGACGCCGCGATCGAACGCGCCGTCGCCTGCGTCGAGGCCGGCGCCGACATGATATTCCCGGAAGCCATGACCGAACTGCCGATGTACGCGCGCTTCGTCAAAGCCGTCGGCGTACCGGTATTGGCCAACATCACCGAATTCGGCGCGACACCGCTTTTCACCGTCGAGGAGTTGCGCTCGGTCGGGGTCGCCATCGCGCTCTATCCGCTTTCGGCCTTCCGCGCCGCCAACCAGGCCGCGCTCACCGTCTATGACACCCTGCGCCGCGACGGCACGCAGAAAGCAGTGCTCGACACCATGCAGACGCGCGCGGCGCTCTACGACGCCATCGGCTACCACGCGTACGAGCAACGTCTCGACGCTCTTTTCGCCCGCGACAAGGCCAAAGCGACCGGACGATGA
- a CDS encoding amino acid aminotransferase — protein MFEHIPPYAGDPILSLIGAFLSDPRERKANLGVGIYYDAEGKIPVLPTVRKAEALLAAQVTPKPYLPMEGMASYREAVQKLIFGADHPLLKAGRVATIQTVGGSGALKVGADFLKRFFPNSQVWVSDPTWDNHRSMFDGAGFVVNDYPYYDEATGNVNFDGMLATLKQLPKQSVVLLHPCCHNPTGVDLTKEQWLQIIPVLKAGELIPFLDLAYQGFGDGFEEDVFAIRALADADVSFVLANSFAKNFSIYAERCGGLSIICPDAKQAEQVLGQLKFTVRRNYSSPPMHGASVVSTVLNDPALKAEWMQEVADMRTRIKSMRRKLHDVLSAAAPDRDFSYLITQRGMFSYSGLSPEQVDRLRDEFGVYLVRSGRMCIAGLNEGNIDYVAQAMAAVL, from the coding sequence ATGTTTGAACACATCCCGCCCTATGCCGGCGATCCGATCCTCAGCCTGATCGGCGCCTTCCTGTCCGATCCGCGCGAACGCAAGGCCAACCTCGGCGTCGGCATCTACTACGACGCCGAAGGCAAGATCCCCGTCCTGCCGACGGTACGCAAGGCCGAGGCCCTGCTCGCCGCTCAGGTCACGCCGAAGCCCTATCTGCCGATGGAAGGCATGGCGAGCTATCGCGAAGCGGTGCAGAAGTTGATCTTCGGCGCCGATCATCCGCTGCTGAAGGCCGGCCGCGTCGCCACCATCCAGACGGTCGGCGGCTCCGGCGCGCTCAAGGTCGGCGCCGATTTCCTCAAGCGTTTCTTCCCGAATTCGCAGGTCTGGGTCAGCGATCCGACCTGGGACAACCACCGTTCGATGTTCGACGGCGCCGGCTTCGTCGTCAACGACTACCCCTACTATGACGAAGCGACCGGCAACGTCAATTTCGACGGCATGCTGGCGACGCTCAAGCAGTTGCCGAAACAAAGCGTGGTGCTGCTGCACCCCTGCTGCCACAACCCGACCGGCGTTGACCTCACGAAAGAACAATGGCTGCAGATCATCCCGGTGCTCAAGGCCGGCGAGCTCATCCCCTTCCTTGACCTCGCCTATCAGGGCTTCGGCGACGGCTTCGAGGAAGACGTCTTCGCCATCCGCGCGCTGGCTGACGCCGACGTCAGTTTCGTGCTCGCCAACTCCTTCGCCAAGAATTTCTCGATCTACGCCGAACGCTGCGGCGGCCTCTCGATCATCTGCCCGGACGCCAAGCAAGCCGAGCAGGTGCTCGGACAACTCAAATTCACCGTGCGCCGCAACTACTCGAGCCCACCGATGCACGGCGCCTCGGTCGTCTCGACGGTGCTCAACGACCCGGCACTGAAAGCCGAATGGATGCAGGAAGTCGCCGACATGCGCACCCGCATCAAGTCGATGCGGCGCAAGCTTCATGACGTGCTCAGCGCGGCCGCGCCGGATCGCGACTTCAGCTACCTGATCACGCAACGCGGGATGTTCAGCTACTCCGGTCTCTCGCCCGAGCAGGTCGATCGTCTGCGCGACGAATTCGGCGTCTACCTCGTCCGCTCGGGGCGCATGTGCATCGCCGGGTTGAACGAAGGCAACATCGATTACGTCGCCCAGGCGATGGCAGCTGTTCTGTAG